In Sander lucioperca isolate FBNREF2018 chromosome 21, SLUC_FBN_1.2, whole genome shotgun sequence, the following proteins share a genomic window:
- the LOC116059533 gene encoding relaxin-3-like has protein sequence MWKAVVLVVCLLVAGVQPMDSPTYGVKLCGREFIRAVIFTCGGSRWRRSLRSSDVLEDPFSSRQEESLEGLSHNPVVESLLQSNSDLSFTSNDHEGVFSRPARSFISDEILEVLRKADRKGRDVVVGLSNACCKWGCSKGEISSLC, from the exons ATGTGGAAAGCTGTGGTACTGGTGGTGTGTCTGCTAGTGGCTGGGGTTCAGCCCATGGACAGCCCAACATATGGGGTAAAGCTATGTGGCCGGGAGTTCATTCGGGCAGTCATCTTCACCTGCGGAGGCTCACGATGGAGGCGGTCACTCAGGAGTTCAG ATGTTTTAGAGGACCCATTCAGCTCCCGCCAGGAGGAGTCCTTGGAAGGCTTGAGTCACAATCCTGTGGTAGAGAGTCTCCTCCAAAGCAACAGTGATCTAAGCTTCACAAGTAACGACCATGAGGGAGTGTTTAGCAGGCCGGCACGTTCTTTCATCAGTGACGAAATCCTGGAAGTCCTACGCAAGGCTGACCGCAAGGGCCGGGACGTGGTGGTGGGCCTGTCTAACGCCTGCTGCAAGTGGGGCTGCAGCAAGGGCGAGATCAGCTCCCTATGTTGA